One Halomonas sp. THAF5a genomic region harbors:
- the cra gene encoding catabolite repressor/activator produces MTLAEIARLAGVSRTTASYVINGQAEKRRISQDTVDRVMAVVEHHRYRVDPQAAALRRGSSRTLGLIVPDLENVTYARLAKRLERGAREAGYQLLIAGSDDRPEVERDLALALRARRCEVLITASSLPMDDPFYAELQAEGLPVVAVDRGFDAARFPSVVSNDAEAAERLAASVLSPGMSRVVWLDAVPWLSITEERRSGFERALAGREAAALVLSGERYDRAEGARLMRRVLDEHGLPDALVTASYSLFDGVLDTLLEAGGLPASLRLATFGDSRLLEFLPVAVNSAEQDHDRMAEAALESALAAARGEGAPGRRTVPRRMRWRAGHDCADAPGLR; encoded by the coding sequence ATGACGCTCGCGGAAATCGCTCGACTGGCCGGGGTGTCGCGCACCACGGCCAGCTATGTCATCAACGGCCAGGCCGAGAAACGGCGCATCAGCCAGGACACCGTCGACCGGGTGATGGCGGTGGTCGAACATCATCGCTACCGGGTCGATCCCCAGGCGGCGGCCCTGCGTCGCGGCTCCAGCCGCACCCTGGGGCTGATCGTACCCGACCTGGAGAACGTGACCTACGCGCGGCTGGCCAAGCGGCTGGAGCGCGGCGCCCGGGAGGCGGGCTATCAGCTGCTGATCGCCGGCTCCGACGACCGGCCGGAGGTCGAGCGCGACCTGGCGCTGGCGCTGCGGGCGCGGCGCTGCGAGGTGCTGATCACCGCCAGCAGCCTGCCGATGGACGATCCCTTCTACGCCGAGCTGCAGGCCGAGGGGCTGCCGGTGGTGGCCGTCGACCGCGGCTTCGATGCCGCGCGCTTCCCAAGCGTGGTCAGCAACGACGCCGAGGCCGCCGAGCGGCTCGCCGCCTCGGTGCTGTCGCCCGGGATGTCGCGGGTGGTGTGGCTGGACGCGGTGCCCTGGCTGTCGATCACCGAGGAGCGGCGCAGCGGCTTCGAGCGGGCGCTGGCCGGGCGCGAGGCGGCGGCCCTGGTGCTGTCCGGCGAGCGCTACGATCGCGCCGAGGGCGCGCGGCTGATGCGCCGGGTCCTCGACGAGCATGGCCTGCCGGACGCGCTGGTCACGGCGTCCTATTCGCTGTTCGACGGCGTGCTCGACACCCTGCTCGAGGCCGGCGGGCTGCCGGCCTCGCTGCGGCTGGCTACCTTCGGCGACAGCCGGCTGCTGGAGTTCCTGCCGGTGGCGGTCAACTCCGCCGAGCAGGACCACGACCGCATGGCCGAGGCGGCGCTGGAGAGCGCGCTGGCTGCGGCCCGGGGCGAGGGCGCCCCGGGGCGGCGGACGGTGCCCCGGCGAATGCGCTGGCGAGCGGGGCACGATTGTGCCGACGCGCCAGGCTTGCGATGA
- a CDS encoding cytosine permease, with translation MATTGPGLDRHIAQMDDEQLPVPPHKLHRWPHFAGLYAAEHVAATEFVIGATFVALGAGIWDILIGLLIGNALAVLSFWLITTPIAIETRLSLFTYLHRIAGDSMAWLYNWANVIIFSVISAAMITVSATAVRILFDIPAQAQPYPTDPAFVVLALAVAAIVVLIAVYGFNALTEFASICAPWLMVMFTAGGMVLLPELAESVTGTTTLGDVSTFIEVAGSTVFTGTDVDGEPGIGIWEVIGFAWAANTFSHFGLIDMALLRYAKRKRSGLATSTGMMFGHYVAWISAGLMGAATAAVTQTSIAVLEPGEVAWHALGASGFVIVVVAGWTTANSNLYRAGLAAQAVMPRFSRNKATLLVGLGVAVISCFPFIYRSMLPLLTYAGLLLVPIGGIIFAEHHLFPRLGFSRFWARYKGLAHNVPALATWALSLAFACVLNLSDVMPFYYLFVPTWCVSIAAYTLLARRFGAAEAYPEAEAAERDFQARVEAFHARQGAQEPAGPTRDTSTLSRVIKAVWILGLVVPSLLAVKVLFFSADLAGYQANRELFYDITIWCTLAYFVFAYWGLKRAKAVQEGRAAFALQASSR, from the coding sequence ATGGCCACCACCGGGCCAGGCCTGGACCGGCACATCGCCCAGATGGACGATGAACAGCTGCCGGTTCCGCCGCACAAGCTGCACCGCTGGCCGCACTTCGCCGGCCTGTACGCCGCCGAGCATGTCGCCGCCACCGAGTTCGTGATCGGTGCCACCTTCGTCGCCCTCGGCGCGGGCATCTGGGACATCCTGATCGGCCTGCTGATCGGCAATGCCCTGGCCGTGCTCAGCTTCTGGCTGATCACCACCCCGATCGCCATCGAGACCCGCCTGAGCCTCTTCACCTACCTGCACCGCATCGCCGGCGATTCGATGGCCTGGCTCTACAACTGGGCCAACGTCATCATCTTCAGCGTCATCTCCGCGGCGATGATCACGGTCTCGGCCACGGCGGTACGCATCCTGTTCGACATTCCGGCCCAGGCGCAGCCCTATCCGACCGATCCCGCCTTCGTGGTGCTGGCGCTGGCGGTCGCCGCCATCGTGGTGCTGATCGCGGTCTACGGCTTCAATGCGCTGACCGAGTTCGCCAGCATCTGTGCGCCCTGGCTGATGGTGATGTTCACCGCCGGGGGCATGGTGCTGCTCCCGGAACTGGCCGAGTCGGTCACCGGGACCACCACCCTTGGCGATGTCTCCACCTTCATCGAGGTCGCCGGCAGCACCGTCTTCACCGGCACCGATGTCGACGGCGAGCCGGGCATCGGCATCTGGGAGGTGATCGGTTTCGCCTGGGCGGCCAATACCTTCTCGCATTTCGGCCTCATCGACATGGCGCTGCTGCGCTATGCCAAGCGCAAGCGCTCCGGCCTCGCCACCAGCACCGGCATGATGTTCGGCCACTATGTCGCCTGGATCTCGGCCGGCCTGATGGGCGCGGCGACCGCGGCGGTGACCCAGACGAGCATCGCCGTGCTGGAGCCCGGCGAAGTCGCCTGGCATGCGCTGGGTGCCTCCGGCTTCGTGATCGTGGTGGTCGCCGGCTGGACCACGGCCAACTCCAACCTCTACCGGGCGGGCCTCGCGGCCCAGGCGGTGATGCCCCGCTTCTCGCGCAACAAGGCCACGCTGCTGGTGGGGCTCGGGGTCGCCGTGATCAGCTGCTTCCCGTTCATCTATCGCAGCATGCTGCCGCTTTTGACCTACGCGGGCCTGCTGCTGGTGCCGATCGGCGGCATCATCTTCGCCGAGCACCACCTCTTCCCCCGGCTCGGCTTCAGCCGCTTCTGGGCGCGCTACAAGGGGCTCGCCCACAACGTGCCGGCGCTGGCGACCTGGGCGCTGTCACTGGCGTTCGCCTGCGTCCTGAACCTGAGCGACGTGATGCCCTTCTACTACCTGTTCGTGCCCACCTGGTGCGTGTCGATCGCCGCCTACACCCTGCTGGCCAGGCGCTTCGGTGCCGCCGAGGCCTACCCCGAGGCGGAAGCGGCCGAGCGTGACTTCCAGGCGCGGGTGGAGGCCTTCCATGCCAGGCAGGGGGCGCAGGAGCCCGCGGGCCCGACCAGGGACACCAGCACGCTCAGCCGGGTCATCAAGGCCGTCTGGATCCTGGGCCTGGTGGTGCCGAGCCTGCTGGCCGTCAAGGTGCTCTTCTTCAGCGCCGACCTGGCCGGCTACCAGGCGAACCGCGAGCTGTTCTACGACATCACCATCTGGTGCACCCTGGCCTACTTCGTGTTCGCCTACTGGGGCCTCAAGCGCGCCAAGGCCGTGCAGGAGGGGCGGGCCGCCTTCGCCTTGCAGGCGTCGAGTCGCTGA
- a CDS encoding carbohydrate ABC transporter permease: MTTARTPSVASAPPAKRSALTEALLNRRLWLGVLGWSVALVIFFPIFWMVLTGFKTEAEAIAEPSLIFSPTLDSYAEVQSRAGYAKFAINSVVVAFGSTLLALVIAIPAAYSMAFLPTRRTKGTLLWMLSTKMLPPVGVLVPIYLLFRDVGLLDTRTGLIIVYTLMNLPIVVWMLYTFFKDMPKDILEAGRMDGAGTVQEVLYLLLPLTLPGIASTGLLSVILSWNEAFWSLNLTSSQAAPLTAYIASFSSPEGLFWAKLSAASTMAIAPILVFGWLTQKQMVRGLTFGAVK, translated from the coding sequence ATGACGACTGCAAGAACCCCCTCCGTGGCTTCGGCTCCGCCGGCCAAGCGATCGGCCCTGACCGAGGCCCTGCTCAACCGGCGCCTGTGGCTCGGCGTGCTGGGCTGGAGCGTGGCGCTGGTGATCTTCTTCCCGATCTTCTGGATGGTGCTGACCGGCTTCAAGACCGAGGCCGAGGCGATCGCCGAACCGAGCCTGATCTTCTCGCCGACCCTCGACAGCTACGCCGAGGTGCAGAGCCGCGCCGGCTACGCCAAGTTCGCCATCAACAGCGTGGTGGTGGCCTTCGGCTCGACCCTGCTGGCGCTCGTGATCGCCATTCCGGCGGCCTACTCGATGGCCTTCCTGCCCACCAGGCGCACCAAGGGCACCCTGTTGTGGATGCTGTCCACCAAGATGCTGCCGCCGGTCGGCGTGCTGGTGCCGATCTATCTGCTGTTCCGCGATGTGGGGCTCCTGGACACCCGCACCGGCCTGATCATCGTCTACACCCTGATGAACCTGCCGATCGTGGTGTGGATGCTCTACACCTTCTTCAAGGACATGCCCAAGGACATCCTCGAGGCGGGCCGCATGGACGGCGCCGGCACCGTGCAGGAGGTGCTCTACCTGCTGCTGCCGCTGACCCTGCCCGGCATCGCCTCCACGGGCCTGCTGTCGGTGATCCTGAGCTGGAACGAGGCCTTCTGGAGTCTCAACCTGACCTCGTCCCAGGCGGCGCCGCTGACGGCCTACATCGCCTCCTTCTCGAGCCCCGAGGGGCTGTTCTGGGCCAAGCTCTCCGCGGCCTCGACCATGGCCATCGCCCCCATCCTGGTGTTCGGCTGGCTCACCCAGAAACAGATGGTGCGCGGCCTGACCTTCGGTGCGGTCAAATGA
- a CDS encoding sugar ABC transporter substrate-binding protein encodes MTLSRALPLAGFTALGATAAQAETLTVATVNNNDMVIMQGLTEAFEQAHPDIELDWVVLEENVLRQRLTTDIATGGGQFDVMTIGTYEVPIWAERGWLAPLDDLPADYRVDDLLQSVRDGLSQDGTLQALPFYAESSMMYYRKDLFEEAGITMPEQPTWPQVREWAGQLHDADQERYGICLRGKPGWGENMALATTMVNSFGGRWFDMDWNPQIDSPAWQEAIGFYVDLLNDFGPPGASSNGFNENLALFSRGNCAMWVDATSAAGKLFDTDESQVADALGFAPAPVAKTEKGSHWLWSWALAIPASSESKDAAREFITWATSEAYVNLVGEREGWTSVPPGTRKSTYENPNYQEAAPFAGFVLDAIQGADPTDATLEPSPYIGVQFVGIPEFQSIGTQVGQMVASALTGETSVEQALQAAQRATERTMKRAGYLD; translated from the coding sequence ATGACGCTTTCACGCGCACTCCCCCTGGCCGGCTTCACGGCCCTCGGCGCCACCGCCGCCCAGGCGGAGACCCTGACCGTGGCCACCGTCAACAACAACGACATGGTGATCATGCAGGGCCTCACCGAGGCCTTCGAGCAGGCGCATCCGGACATCGAGCTCGACTGGGTGGTCCTCGAGGAGAACGTGCTGCGCCAGCGCCTGACCACCGACATCGCCACCGGCGGCGGCCAGTTCGATGTCATGACCATCGGCACCTACGAGGTGCCCATCTGGGCCGAGCGTGGCTGGCTGGCGCCGCTCGACGACCTGCCCGCCGACTACCGGGTCGACGACCTGCTGCAGTCGGTGCGCGACGGCCTGAGCCAGGACGGCACCCTACAGGCGCTGCCGTTCTACGCCGAGAGCTCGATGATGTACTACCGCAAGGACCTGTTCGAGGAGGCCGGCATCACGATGCCCGAGCAGCCGACCTGGCCCCAGGTGCGCGAATGGGCCGGTCAGCTGCACGATGCCGACCAGGAGCGCTACGGCATCTGCCTGCGCGGCAAGCCGGGCTGGGGCGAGAACATGGCGCTGGCCACCACCATGGTCAACAGCTTCGGCGGGCGCTGGTTCGACATGGACTGGAACCCGCAGATCGACTCCCCGGCCTGGCAGGAAGCGATCGGCTTCTATGTCGACCTGCTCAACGACTTCGGCCCCCCGGGCGCCAGCTCCAACGGCTTCAACGAGAACCTGGCGCTGTTCTCCCGCGGCAACTGCGCGATGTGGGTCGACGCCACCTCGGCGGCGGGCAAGCTGTTCGACACCGACGAGTCCCAGGTCGCCGACGCGCTGGGCTTCGCCCCGGCACCGGTCGCGAAGACGGAGAAGGGCTCGCACTGGCTGTGGTCCTGGGCCCTGGCGATCCCGGCCTCGTCAGAGTCCAAGGACGCGGCGCGGGAGTTCATCACCTGGGCGACCTCCGAGGCGTACGTGAACCTGGTCGGCGAGCGTGAGGGCTGGACCAGCGTGCCCCCGGGCACCCGCAAGTCCACCTACGAGAACCCGAACTACCAGGAGGCCGCGCCCTTCGCCGGCTTCGTGCTGGACGCCATCCAGGGCGCCGATCCCACCGACGCGACCCTGGAGCCGAGCCCCTACATTGGCGTGCAGTTCGTCGGCATTCCGGAGTTCCAGTCCATCGGTACCCAGGTCGGCCAGATGGTGGCCTCGGCCCTGACCGGCGAGACCTCCGTCGAGCAGGCCCTGCAGGCGGCGCAACGCGCCACCGAGCGCACCATGAAGCGCGCCGGCTACCTGGATTGA
- a CDS encoding ABC transporter ATP-binding protein yields the protein MATLELKQITKSFGDTHVIKGVDLEVNDREFVVFVGPSGCGKSTLMRMIAGLESATSGDILIDGQRMNEVGPADRGLAMVFQSYALYPHMTVEDNMGFSMRLAGVPKEKRREKVLEAARILQLEPLLDRKPKALSGGQRQRVAIGRAIVRNPSIFLFDEPLSNLDAALRVQMRIELARLHEELDATMIYVTHDQIEAMTMADKIVVLQGGEIEQVGSPMELYHHPRNRFVAGFIGSPKMNFLPVEVVEADAEGVSVRLPGGGITKVPAEGKDLRPGTALELGIRPEHLALDDQGPLEGGIQVLERLGGQTSLYVQMGEAMITLMADGDVAHRVHDKVRFGFAPGRAHLFDEQGLALPSLNQHPLAGLKRQDNRAASDAVGQ from the coding sequence ATGGCAACGCTAGAACTCAAGCAGATCACCAAGAGCTTCGGCGACACCCACGTGATCAAGGGCGTCGATCTCGAGGTCAACGACCGGGAATTCGTGGTCTTCGTCGGGCCCTCCGGCTGCGGCAAGTCGACCCTGATGCGCATGATCGCCGGGCTCGAGAGCGCCACCAGCGGCGACATCCTCATCGACGGCCAACGCATGAACGAGGTGGGCCCGGCCGATCGTGGCCTGGCCATGGTCTTCCAGAGCTATGCCCTCTACCCGCACATGACGGTCGAGGACAACATGGGCTTCAGCATGCGCCTGGCCGGCGTCCCCAAGGAGAAGCGCCGCGAGAAGGTGCTCGAGGCGGCCAGGATCCTGCAGCTCGAGCCGCTGCTGGACCGCAAGCCCAAGGCCCTCTCCGGCGGCCAGCGCCAGCGCGTGGCGATCGGTCGGGCCATCGTGCGCAACCCGAGCATCTTCCTGTTCGACGAGCCGCTCTCCAACCTCGATGCGGCCCTGCGCGTGCAGATGCGCATCGAGCTGGCCCGCCTCCACGAGGAACTCGATGCCACCATGATCTATGTCACCCACGACCAGATCGAGGCCATGACCATGGCCGACAAGATCGTGGTGCTGCAGGGCGGCGAGATCGAGCAGGTCGGCTCGCCGATGGAGCTCTACCACCACCCACGCAACCGCTTCGTGGCCGGCTTCATCGGCTCGCCGAAGATGAACTTCCTGCCGGTCGAGGTGGTGGAGGCCGACGCCGAGGGCGTCAGCGTCAGGCTGCCGGGTGGGGGCATCACCAAGGTGCCGGCCGAGGGCAAGGACCTGCGCCCCGGGACCGCCCTGGAGCTCGGCATCCGACCCGAGCATCTGGCGCTGGACGACCAGGGCCCGCTGGAGGGGGGCATCCAGGTGCTGGAGCGCCTGGGCGGCCAGACCTCGCTGTACGTGCAGATGGGCGAGGCGATGATCACCCTCATGGCCGACGGCGACGTGGCGCATCGGGTCCACGACAAGGTGCGCTTCGGCTTCGCCCCGGGGCGGGCGCATCTCTTCGACGAGCAGGGCCTGGCGCTGCCGAGCCTGAACCAGCATCCCCTGGCCGGCCTCAAGCGCCAGGACAACCGGGCGGCCTCCGATGCCGTCGGTCAGTGA
- a CDS encoding HAD family phosphatase, with protein sequence MHRLIFDCDGVLVDSEAIAEATLIDLLGAWLPDLAAEAELKAALGMTTANILAHLEARSAHRLPPDATERVDETIEARLGRELTAIDGVAEALAGLTLPLAVVSNSRRQRVLASLATTGLEARLDGVPIFTADQVAAPKPDPALYRLAAAELACAPDHCLVVEDSVAGVTAARAAGMTVIGFVGASHVPAGQAERLRAAGAWQVLDHMRGLEALVQQWRAARAPAVGS encoded by the coding sequence ATGCATCGGTTGATCTTCGACTGCGACGGCGTGCTGGTGGACAGCGAGGCGATCGCCGAGGCCACCCTGATCGACCTGCTGGGGGCCTGGCTGCCGGACCTGGCCGCCGAGGCCGAGCTGAAGGCGGCGCTCGGCATGACCACGGCGAACATCCTCGCGCACCTGGAGGCCCGCAGCGCCCATCGCCTGCCGCCCGACGCCACGGAACGGGTCGACGAGACCATCGAGGCGCGGCTGGGCCGGGAACTGACCGCCATCGACGGCGTCGCCGAGGCCCTCGCGGGGCTCACGCTGCCGCTGGCGGTGGTCTCCAACAGCCGACGCCAGCGGGTGCTGGCGTCCCTTGCCACCACCGGGCTCGAGGCGCGGCTGGACGGGGTGCCGATCTTCACCGCCGACCAGGTGGCGGCGCCCAAGCCGGACCCGGCGCTCTATCGCCTGGCGGCGGCCGAGCTCGCCTGCGCGCCGGACCATTGCCTGGTGGTGGAGGACAGCGTGGCCGGCGTTACCGCGGCCCGTGCGGCCGGCATGACGGTGATCGGCTTCGTCGGCGCCAGCCATGTGCCGGCGGGGCAGGCCGAGCGGCTGCGCGCGGCCGGGGCCTGGCAGGTGCTCGATCACATGCGGGGCCTTGAGGCCCTGGTGCAGCAGTGGCGGGCCGCGCGCGCCCCCGCCGTCGGTTCCTGA
- a CDS encoding sugar-binding transcriptional regulator: MDKFEQRLDQAARAAWLSYVGGRTQDEIAGQLGVSRPGVQRLLALARQEGLIKVHIDHPIAGCMALSEALCERYGLAFCDVVPTAPDTDADASTPYLAVAAADRLAKYLERSDPLTLSLGTGRAVRAMVEALSRIDRPQHRFVSLVGNVARDGSSNRYDGVMVLADKTGGGRFLLPAPVVADSVEEKRALCGQRLYQSVERVAREAEAAFVGVGRIDRRANLFQDHFISKVELDELLAGEAVGELLGWPLSRDGRVIDCSITRRMTSLPLEILRDRPLVAVAGGRAKGTAILAALRGGWLQGLVTDEGAARAIIEAGP, translated from the coding sequence GTGGACAAGTTCGAACAACGCCTGGACCAGGCTGCCCGTGCGGCCTGGCTCTCCTATGTCGGCGGACGCACCCAGGACGAGATCGCCGGCCAGCTGGGCGTGTCGCGTCCCGGCGTGCAGCGCCTGCTGGCCCTGGCGCGCCAGGAAGGCCTGATCAAGGTGCATATCGACCACCCCATCGCCGGCTGCATGGCGCTCTCCGAGGCCCTGTGCGAGCGCTACGGGCTTGCCTTCTGCGATGTGGTGCCCACCGCGCCGGACACCGATGCCGATGCCAGCACGCCCTACCTGGCAGTGGCGGCGGCCGACCGGCTGGCCAAGTACCTGGAGCGCAGCGACCCCCTGACCCTGTCGCTGGGCACCGGCCGCGCGGTGCGCGCCATGGTCGAGGCGCTCAGTCGCATCGACCGGCCCCAGCACCGCTTCGTGTCGCTGGTCGGCAACGTGGCCCGGGACGGCTCCTCCAACCGCTACGATGGCGTGATGGTGCTGGCGGACAAGACCGGCGGCGGTCGCTTCCTGCTGCCGGCGCCGGTGGTGGCCGACAGCGTGGAGGAGAAGCGGGCACTCTGCGGCCAGCGGCTCTATCAGTCGGTGGAGCGGGTCGCCCGGGAAGCCGAGGCGGCCTTCGTCGGCGTCGGGCGCATCGACCGCCGCGCCAACCTCTTCCAGGATCACTTCATCAGCAAGGTCGAGCTCGACGAGCTGCTGGCCGGCGAGGCGGTGGGGGAGCTCCTGGGCTGGCCGCTGAGCCGCGACGGCCGGGTCATCGACTGCTCCATCACTCGCCGCATGACCAGTCTGCCCCTCGAGATCCTGCGCGACCGCCCGCTGGTGGCGGTGGCGGGGGGACGCGCCAAGGGCACGGCGATCCTGGCCGCCCTGCGCGGCGGCTGGCTCCAGGGGCTGGTCACCGACGAAGGCGCGGCGCGGGCCATCATCGAGGCGGGGCCATAA
- a CDS encoding carbohydrate ABC transporter permease: protein MNKTRTSGRTIGGLRTLSLQAPAVSLLFLWMIVPLAMTVWFSLQRYNLLMPGMTGFAGLENYEYLFTDPALWSAMGTTLLMVGWVLVITVVGGTLLAVLFQQEFFGQGIARVLAISPFFVMPTVSALVWKNMMMHPANGVLSWVAELFGLPAVDWFSSLPLTSIIIIVAWQWLPFALLILLTAMQSLDEDQVEAARMDGAGPIAIFFFITLPHLKRAISVVIMIEMIFLLTIFAEIFVTTSGGPGLATTNLAYLIYIRALLDFDVGMASAGGVVAIILANIVAIFLVRMVAKNLES from the coding sequence ATGAACAAGACCAGAACGTCCGGGCGCACCATCGGCGGATTGAGAACCCTCTCGCTGCAGGCGCCCGCCGTCTCCCTGCTCTTCCTGTGGATGATCGTGCCGCTGGCGATGACCGTCTGGTTCTCGCTGCAGCGCTACAACCTGCTGATGCCGGGCATGACCGGCTTCGCCGGCCTCGAGAACTACGAGTACCTGTTCACCGATCCCGCCCTGTGGTCGGCGATGGGCACCACCCTGCTGATGGTGGGCTGGGTGCTGGTGATCACCGTGGTCGGCGGCACCCTGCTGGCGGTGCTCTTCCAGCAGGAGTTCTTCGGCCAGGGCATCGCCCGGGTGCTCGCCATCTCGCCCTTCTTCGTCATGCCCACGGTCAGCGCCCTGGTATGGAAGAACATGATGATGCACCCGGCCAACGGGGTGCTGTCCTGGGTGGCCGAGCTTTTCGGCCTGCCGGCGGTGGACTGGTTCTCGTCGCTGCCGCTGACCTCGATCATCATCATCGTGGCCTGGCAGTGGCTGCCGTTCGCGCTGCTGATCCTGCTCACCGCCATGCAGTCGCTGGACGAGGACCAGGTCGAGGCCGCCCGCATGGACGGCGCCGGGCCGATCGCGATCTTCTTCTTCATCACCCTGCCGCACCTCAAACGGGCGATCAGCGTGGTGATCATGATCGAGATGATCTTCCTGCTGACCATCTTCGCCGAGATCTTCGTCACCACCTCCGGCGGCCCGGGGCTTGCCACCACCAACCTGGCCTACCTGATCTACATCCGCGCCCTGCTCGACTTCGACGTCGGCATGGCCTCCGCCGGTGGGGTGGTCGCGATCATCCTCGCCAACATCGTTGCCATCTTCCTGGTCCGCATGGTGGCCAAGAACCTGGAAAGCTGA